Genomic DNA from Solanum dulcamara chromosome 4, daSolDulc1.2, whole genome shotgun sequence:
TTTGGTTTTCCCTCATCTTTCTAGATTCTGTTTGGTTGTACTGCTCAATGTACTATTATGCCAGCCTTGGGAATGATTCTCAGCAAAATCTTGGGTCTGCCTCCTTCAATTTCAGTTGGTCTAATATTGCTTGCTTGTTTCCCTGGAGGTACAACGTCTAACGTGGTAAGATGACTttcttctatatttttcttcttagTGGAGCTAGTTAATCAGGTTTAACTTCCAAATTGACATGTTTAGATTGTAGAGGTCCAATCTTTGCATCATATTTCAACAATGTTATGAACCCACGGTAGGTTTGCTTTTCTTGTGGTTTCTCCGCTGAATTTTAGTTGAAATTCTTTTGGTGTTTTTAGGATACAtgtatatgttatttatggtcTTCATTGTCAAATTACAAATTCAAATTGACAAGCCCAAATAGGAGAATAAAACAGAAAGGTATGGTATTGCGAGGAGAAAATAGTTGTATGTTGGAAGCAATCCCTTACAAAGATTTTGTCCTCCTTTTCATTATTGAGGAATGCAAGTAATTTGGGCGAATCATACAATTATCATGCTTTACAGAAAGGTGTAATTCTCACTTTCGCCAAGGCTTTTAGCAAGCATTCAAAGTTGGTTAATTCTGTGTATCCTTCACATCCGACTAGAAGTCCACTTCTGTTGCAATATTTCCTGTCTGCCAGTTTCTTTCTACTGATTGGAACAAAAGATTTTAATGAAATATCTGCTTTTATTGAATGCACTCTCTTGTACTCGGATACCAGCTTCTTGATATCATGAATATATATGATCTTATAGCATAAAGCTCAATGCAAAGCCTCCTTTTTGCTTTCTAATTGATTTACAGGTAACCTTAATTGCACAAGGAGATGTCCCGTTATCAATAGTGATGACAGCATGCACTACAATTGGTGCAGTGGTTCTGACTCCCTTCTTGACAACGATTCTAGCAGAAACTTATGTTCCTGTGGATGCTGTTAAACTTTCTATCAGCACGCTCCAGGTTATGTTATTTCACTATTATGTGTAAtataatgatatttttgagtttttgactCATCGTATTATCTGTATGTGTTTactgattttaataatttgttttttcttttgttgCTTCATTTTTAGGTTGTGGTTGCTCCAATTCTCCTGGGTTCTTATATGCAGCACAAATTTCCGAAAGCTGTGAAATTTTTTACACCATTTGCTCCCCTTCTCGCTGTCTTAGCTACATCTCTTGTTTCTGCCAGGTTTAATTGTTGATCCTAAATCACTTTCGATTGATTGTTTCCTCAACTGCCCTTTCTCACactatcttttcttttcttttctgctCAGTATATTCTCTGAAAATGTTGGTCGTCTAAGATCTTCCGTGGTTGGCATGTCATTCTCTTCTGATTTGCCTCTAATCAGTCGTGCTCAGAATGTGCTAACTAGCGAATTTGGACTTGTTGCGGTGTCTGTCACATCGCTTCATTTTGCTGGTTTCTTTGTTGGGTAAGATTATCTTTGTTTCTTTGTTTCAATCTATTGGCCAGATTTAGCATCCAAGTGATTATGTCATATGATGAGATCTTCATCAGGTATCTTTCTGCTTCTTTGGCCGGTTTTAGCGAACCTCAAAGACGAGCTGTATCCATCGAGGTACATTCTTGACGGGAGTAAGACTTCCACACTTACTACTTTGTCAAGCATGGAAAAGATCACATTGGTAATAACAAGTTCCTATTATGTTCTTAGTAGCCCGAGACCTTTTAATAAGTGCTTTGTTCGATCTTCTGAATGACACACTCATGGATTAAGCCAATATATTCCCGGATATGATTTCCACTTTTGTTAGCTCTAATTTCTAAAGTTAAGAACTGAtttttttgattcaaaaatattttacccAACGGAATGGAAGATTGCCTCCCTATTCCACAACCTTGTACAATTTCAACTAATGGTTTAGATAATTATCATTCCTTGTACATCAAATCTTATGAAATGTATTTTATATTGAACTAGTTGTTACATCCAGCCAAATGGAGCCTTAAACAGAAGAACAGCTTCTCCCTCTCTGTCCGCTTGTTCTTTCCACTGATATAGGCAGCGAATGATGTTAAAGTTTCTGTATTTTTTGCCGGTTGGCATGCAAAATTCCGCCTTGGGTGTTGTTTTAGCGACCTCCCATTTCTCTTCACCAGCAGTTGCATTACCTGCTGCAACTTCAGCTATCATTATGAGCATAATGGGTAGTTGCTTAGGTTTCTTTTGGAGATGTATTAACCCTACTCAACCAAAAAGTAGTCTTGAAGTGACTGATAAATCTTGAATATCCATGTTGAACTATAGTATTCTGTTTCTTCCTATTTGTACAACTATCATAAATTTTTGCTTTTGTCATTCTCTGAGTTCACTTTTGAGGCCCTAGCAAGTAGCAATGTTGAAAACTCATCAATTGCATACTGGACAAGTCTTTGTAACTCACCTAACTATGGTTTTATAACTAAGGTCTGCAATTATAGAACCTTCATAAAGTGCCGGAATTCACATTTGAACTTCCATGATCGACAAATTCTCCCTAACTTAGCCTTTTATTCTGGCTACTGGATTCCAGTTCTTCTCCAATCTTACTTTGTCAGGGAGGGAGAGGTCATCAGGTAAGCACCTGAAGAAGGCCGGACCATATTAAGGCTGTTGTCTCCGGCCTTACCTTGCATAAATGCAAGAGGTTGTTTCCATAGCTTGAACCTTTAACCTCATGGTCAAACGCTGGCTGCTCGCGTGAAGACTCCCCTTGAAGAAGTGAAAGCATGTCTAATGCACAAAATACACAATAGAGTAGAGACAGTTTGTGAAGGTACTTTTACCCCCATTAAGTATGATCTTCTAGTTACATTATATGTAGCGAGCTTAATTCAATGAACGAAATTTCGTGATAAGTCAAAGAAGATGAATGCTAGAAATGTCAAAATGAGTGTGCATTTCTGGATATTAGGTTGCAGAGGAGCAGCAAATGAGATTGATTGGCCtgaaatattcatattatatgCTAAAGAATCCAATCTTTTTCCACCAAGACGCTTAGCAGGACTGTTTCAGGGCAATTGTTCGACAAATTGGACAATATGGTGTCTGTACCAACCATGAATCAATGCATTTGACAATACTGTAATTCATggaattgttttttctttttttcaattgaAATTAACGCccattttcattaaaaaaaattgaaaacggaattgcataaaatattaaatgcaagtgaaatatacaaacggaAATATCCATAGTAACTGAAATTATGGCTACAGTAAGTAATTTTGCAAACTGTAGTTAAGGAGCCTCATTATATTTCAAGTCTTTGCTATTTTTGAAAGTTCCCCTAACTTTTAATAGCCATTCGTCTACCAGCTTAAATAATCGACATATATACAATATACGTATAATATGTATATAAGTACCGTgtataatcaatatataatttatgtagTATATTGGCTGGggaaaaatattgaatttgccGGCAGGttattttttctatatatttttttcgaAAAATTAACTTATATACATCGACAATATAAATAATTGATATTCTTTTGATTGTATTTCGCAGGTATGTCAACATTGTTAGACAGATCATTAAGATATTTCAGTAGTTTGAATTCGCATAATTCTTAAAGTTTAAATTAGAGAGTAAAATACGTTCAAGGAGAAACACAATTTTACCCTTGTGGACATCAATAAAACCTAGCCCTTGTTTAATTTGTTTCACATAGAGCTAGGAAACAACTTTTTTTCCCCCTTCAAATTATCATTTCCACTCTGATCATCACATTCAGGAGAGGCATAAGGATGTTTACTAATAATCCTGAAAATTCAAcaactatattaattaatatccAAGAGAAAAAATTAAGCATTACTAttagaaaatatgaaattagTTATAGAATTTGTTGGCAATTCTTAGCTAATTCATCGCTAATCCATAGCCAAATGAGATTAGtatgaaattttattgtttaGCTATGAAATTTTATCCGTCACTAATTTCCTATTTTCTAGTAGTGTGCATGCGTTTTAAAGCTGGAAGTTAATTAATTCACCTGTTATGGCGTTTATCGAAGAATCTCTTGAGGGATTTCCTTCTTGCAATTGGCAAGTCTAAAATAGAATACAACAAAATCCATCAAAACTTCAGATCATCAACTAATGTCCAtccaacttttttttaaaaaaacaatgtCTAACAACTAAAGATGCAAAAAGTGTGGTATAATGATTGAAACACTTCTACTATTATTCAAAGATTTCACTTTCGAGCcctaagaatgtaatttttctCCCCTTTATAAGTGTGTCTAACATGCCGTGAATTCAAATTAGTCAAATCAATGCATTTCAGATTGCATGATTTTGAAAAGGGAACTTTTTTTTCAATAACATATACtagtatgtatatgtatattgtcAAAGTCACTAGTGCTGAATAATCACCTTCTTGAAACTTGTAGACAGGTGGAACTTGGGATTTCTGAGTTGGTTTAATTTCCTTTGCATTAATAGAAGCAGATATTAACTGTGAACAGCTTTCAGGTGTCAAATTCATAATTGACTCTGCCTACAGGGAAAATTCAATGATAGCAAATGTAAGAAAAAATAAGTCACAAAAACATACAAGTTTTGCAATTTCTTATAATTGAATATACcttttgaacatgaatattgTCATAAACATGTACAGTTCCAGCATAGAATATAGTTAACTGTGCTGATTCAGACTTGTCCCTTTGTGAAATAGGAACCTTTGTATCATcatgcctatatatatatatatatat
This window encodes:
- the LOC129888012 gene encoding probable sodium/metabolite cotransporter BASS1, chloroplastic, which translates into the protein MIVNCCLEWNILFGCTAQCTIMPALGMILSKILGLPPSISVGLILLACFPGGTTSNVVTLIAQGDVPLSIVMTACTTIGAVVLTPFLTTILAETYVPVDAVKLSISTLQVVVAPILLGSYMQHKFPKAVKFFTPFAPLLAVLATSLVSASIFSENVGRLRSSVVGMSFSSDLPLISRAQNVLTSEFGLVAVSVTSLHFAGFFVGYLSASLAGFSEPQRRAVSIEFLYFLPVGMQNSALGVVLATSHFSSPAVALPAATSAIIMSIMGSCLGFFWRCINPTQPKSSLEVTDKS
- the LOC129884610 gene encoding protein TIFY 3-like; this translates as MNNSTYQLGHDLFNNYVPKNVQNGNNIVVQRRMSHLELAILPQLGHDDTKVPISQRDKSESAQLTIFYAGTVHVYDNIHVQKAESIMNLTPESCSQLISASINAKEIKPTQKSQVPPVYKFQEDLPIARRKSLKRFFDKRHNRIISKHPYASPECDDQSGNDNLKGEKKLFPSSM